The following DNA comes from Streptococcus pasteurianus.
TGAAAACGGTCCTTTGCCATTATTAATCCAGTCAACGAGAATTTTGACATTCTCTTTTAGAATAAAATCAATGTCTGGAGAGTAGCCCATTTCTTGCTTATGTAATTCGTACTCATCGACGTCAAGTAGTCTTTTTTCGCCATCTGCAAAGACTTTGACGTCTAAATCATAGTCAATATACTTAAGAGCCTCCTCATCCATAACGTATGGACTGGCAAGATTGCAGTAGTATGAAACACCGTTATCTCTTATCATAGCAATAATGTTAAACCAGTATTTTTTATGAAAATAAAGGATAGCTGGTTCTCGCGTAACCCAACGTCGCCCATCACCTTCTGTGACTAG
Coding sequences within:
- the ntdP gene encoding nucleoside tri-diphosphate phosphatase, whose translation is MKLPKEGDFITIQSYKHDGSLHRTWRDTMVLKTTDNAVIGVNDHTLVTEGDGRRWVTREPAILYFHKKYWFNIIAMIRDNGVSYYCNLASPYVMDEEALKYIDYDLDVKVFADGEKRLLDVDEYELHKQEMGYSPDIDFILKENVKILVDWINNGKGPFSQAYINIWYKRYLELKNR